Proteins encoded by one window of Sorex araneus isolate mSorAra2 chromosome 3, mSorAra2.pri, whole genome shotgun sequence:
- the SCN3B gene encoding sodium channel subunit beta-3, with protein MPAFNRWLPPASLVLLCWASVCVPVCVEVPSETEAVQGAPMKLRCISCMKREEVEATTVVEWFYRPEGGKDFLIYEYRNGHQEVESPFQGRLQWNGSKDLQDVSITVLNVSLNDSGLYTCNVSREFEFEAHRPFVKTTRLIPLRVTEEAGEDFTSVVSEIMMYILLVFLTLWLLIEMVYCYRKVSKAEEAAQENASDYLAIPSENKENSVVPVEE; from the exons CGAGCgtctgtgtgcccgtgtgtgtggaGGTGCCGTCGGAGACCGAGGCCGTGCAGGGCGCCCCCATGAAGCTGCGCTGCATCTCATGCATgaagagggaggaggtggaggccaCCACGGTGGTGGAATGGTTCTACCGGCCGGAGGGTGGCAAGGACTTCCTC ATCTATGAGTACCGGAATGGCCACCAGGAGGTGGAGAGCCCCTTCCAGGGCCGCCTGCAGTGGAACGGGAGCAAGGACCTGCAGGATGTGTCCATCACAGTGCTCAACGTCAGCCTCAACGACTCGGGCCTCTACACCTGCAATGTGTCCCGCGAGTTCGAGTTTGAGGCCCACCGGCCCTTCGTGAAGACCACGCGGCTGATCCCCCTCCGGGTCACCGAGGAGG CGGGCGAGGACTTCACCTCGGTGGTCTCCGAGATCATGATGTACATCCTCCTGGTCTTCCTCACGCTCTGGCTGCTCATTGAGATGGTTTATTGCTACAGGAAGGTCTCCAAGGCTGAGGAAGCAGCTCAAGAAAACGC GTCTGACTACCTTGCCATCCCGTCGGAGAACAAAGAGAACTCGGTGGTGCCCGTGGAGGAATAG